GACAAGGATCCCTGCGTCCCTTCCTTCGGCAAGGTGTTTGATCATCCGGGTCACCTTCACCCGCTGCTCCACGTCGAGGTGGGCGCTCGGTTCATCGAGGATATAGAGGTCGGCCTCCCGCGAGAGGCAGGTGGCGATCGCGACCCGCTGGAGCTCCCCGCCTGATAGCGTGTCGACGGGGGAAGCAAGGATCGGCTGGAGGGAGAGGGGTTCGATTATCTCGTGCTGGTAGAACGAGGAGTCAAATTTTGTCGTGGTCCTGCGCAGGTGCATCTCGACCGTGTCAGTCGTGTCCGCCTTGATATACTGGGGTTTGTACGAGATCCTGAGGCTTTGTGGCAGGGTGCCGGTATCGGGTTTCTCCAACCCGGCGAGCAGCTTTGCAAACGTGCTCTTCCCGGTCCCGTTCGCACCCACAAGGCCGAGAACCTCGCCGTTCCGGATCGTGCCGCCGGAGACCGTTAGATGGAAGGATTCATACTGTTTTGTCATCGCCGGGATCTCGGCAAGGTCCTGCCGGTCGGAACCTTTCTCGTGTGCCCTCTTCTCAAAGACCACCTGCGTGTCCCGGAACCTTACGTTCTCCTCGGCAAGGTATCCTTCAAGGTACTGGTTGATCCCGACCCGTACACCCTTGGGCCGGGTGATGATCCCAAAGACTGCCGGCTTACCGTACCCGACATGGACGGTATCCGCGAGCATGTCGAGGATCGCAAGGTCATGCTCAACGATCACGACCGGCCGTGTCGCAGCAAGGTCGCGGATCAGTTTTGCCGCCGCGATCCGCTGGTAGATATCCAGAAACGGCGTGATCTCATCAAAAAAATAGAAGTCCGCGTCCCTTGCAAGGCAGGCGGCAATGGCAACACGCTGGAGCTCTCCACCGGAGAGCGTGCCGATCTGGTGGGAGAGGATTGCATCAAGTTTGAGCGCAGAGACAAGGTCGGCAAGTTTATTGCGCTCATCGGTTTTTTTAAGGAGGTCGCCGACAGTCCCGGAAAAAACTTTCGGGATGTAATCGATATACTGCGGTTTTGTCGCGATCCTGATGTTCTTTTTTAAAACGGTCTGGAGGTAGTCAAAGAGCTCGGTGCCCGCGTACTGTTTCAGGATCTCCTCCCATGCAACCTCAGTGTCGAAGTTGCCGAGGTTCGGGCGCATCTGCCCGGCAATAATCTTGATCGCTGTGCTCTTCCCGATCCCGTTTGCACCTAAAATACCTGTCACCTTTCCCTGGATAGGGATAGGGAGCCCGTAGAGGGCAAAACCGTTCTTCCCGTACCTGTGTGTCGGGTGCTCGAGCTCCTCGGGGAGGCTCACGATGTCAATTGCTTCAAACGGGCACTTCTTGATGCAGATCCCGCACCCGACGCAGAGCTCCTCGGAGACGAGTGCCTTGCCATCCTCTCCGATGATCACGGTCTCGTCGCCGGTCCTGACCCGGGGGCAGTAGACGATGCACTCGGTGCCGCACTTCTTTGCATGGCACCGGTCTTTATGGACGATTGCAATTCGCATGGAGGATCAAACGGTCACAGGAGGTCAAAGCACCCTTGAAGACAAAAGGATAGTCCATGTCATGAACCAGAGCGCAAAGGTCATGAACCCCTGGTAAAACCAGTCCTTTGCCCCGAGTTTTGAGGTGTCCATTCCCATGAGCATGAAAATATGCTTCTGCATGACGATGCCTGCAAGCATCAGCATTAACGCGAGCAGCCCGTTGTTCTGGAGCCCCTGCGCATCGGGAGTCCCGCCCGAAGCATAAGACAGGACCCCCGTCAACATACCCAGCAGGCATGCAGTCAGCGTCCGCTTGATCCGCTCGATATGCTCCGCCTGTTTCTCCACCCGCGTCTTTTCCTTTTTGGTTAACGCGGGCTGTTCTTTTCCAGACTCCTCGCTCATTATAAAAAATTCCCCGGTTGTCTTATTTTTTGGTTCGCAAGCCATATGTAATTTAGTTTAGGCTTGGGTTGACACGTTATGGTAATTCTTTTGAACGTTTCAAATTTTGATTTTTTTGGTAACTCAAAATTTTCCGTGTAATTAATAGAGTTCTGATCTTTAAAAAATCAATGTGGTTGCAGCGCTGGCAAACGGTTCCCTGGCAGTACTGCCTGGAATGCGAGTTGATGCTGCCGGATTGAACTCATCCATCATGATATTACTGTT
Above is a genomic segment from Methanoregula sp. containing:
- a CDS encoding ribosome biogenesis/translation initiation ATPase RLI: MRIAIVHKDRCHAKKCGTECIVYCPRVRTGDETVIIGEDGKALVSEELCVGCGICIKKCPFEAIDIVSLPEELEHPTHRYGKNGFALYGLPIPIQGKVTGILGANGIGKSTAIKIIAGQMRPNLGNFDTEVAWEEILKQYAGTELFDYLQTVLKKNIRIATKPQYIDYIPKVFSGTVGDLLKKTDERNKLADLVSALKLDAILSHQIGTLSGGELQRVAIAACLARDADFYFFDEITPFLDIYQRIAAAKLIRDLAATRPVVIVEHDLAILDMLADTVHVGYGKPAVFGIITRPKGVRVGINQYLEGYLAEENVRFRDTQVVFEKRAHEKGSDRQDLAEIPAMTKQYESFHLTVSGGTIRNGEVLGLVGANGTGKSTFAKLLAGLEKPDTGTLPQSLRISYKPQYIKADTTDTVEMHLRRTTTKFDSSFYQHEIIEPLSLQPILASPVDTLSGGELQRVAIATCLSREADLYILDEPSAHLDVEQRVKVTRMIKHLAEGRDAGILVIDHDIYLIDMISERILVFDGEPGRTGAAYGPFDMRVGMNRFLQELEVTFRRDQSGRPRINKPDSFLDREQKASGEYYYYTAEES